CAAACGCTGGTCGTTCTCGGACAGTGCGTCGTCATCATCGAGTGCATCCAACGCATGGACGCCAAGCACGAGTGACGCATCATCACCGTCCGAAATCAGATCGACTGCCCAACGGAGATTGCGGTGCCATTCCTCATTACGGCGTCGCTCCCGGTCGTGATGCCGCTGCAGGTACTGGACGAGGAAAGTCCCGATCTGCGTGATCAACGCCACCGATACGGCGAGCGCCACCGCTCCCCAGACTGGCATGGTCCCACCCACGAGTACCCCCTCGACACCAGACTCGAATCATGCCTGATCCATCCGGTCTGAATAATAAGCCTCCGGTGATTCCTCCTGCATTTTTCCTGCATTCTGGTCAGCGCACGAAAAACGGGCCAGGGAAAATCTCCCTGGCCCGCTGTTTTTGCTCCTCCAGCTGGACTCGAACCAGCAACCCTTCGTTGGCGCAACTGGGAAAACGCTGGTGACGACGTTTCCGGGTAGTTCCGGGGATTACGCCACTGCCTGCGCCTTTAGCCCGTTTTGCCCCGACCCGACGTGACAGTTCCGTCTATTACTTGGTCCTTAAATGGTCCTCCAAGACTTGGGACACATCGGGGCCGAGCGGGGGTGCCTGAATGTAGTGCCGGCGCGTCACCGCCGTATCGCCGTGACCGAGCTGACGCGATGCCTCGTACTCCCCCACCTCGTCCGCGATGATCGTCGCGACGGTCTTGCGGAACGCCCGGCCCGTGACGTTCGGCAGCGGGTCTTCCTTGTTGGGGTTCTGCTCCGCCCAGTGGTCGCGCACGGCTCGAAACCAACGGTTGAGCGACGACACGGAGATGGGTGTCCCGTTGCCCGTCTGCCACACGTAAGGGTGAAGGTCCGCGGCGGCGCCGAGGGATCGTCGTTGGGCCTTCAGCGCGGCGACGGCGAATGCCGGCAGTTGCACGCACCGCGGGGCGTTCTCGGTCTTGGTTCCGCGAAGCAGCATCGTCGCCGGGGTGCTGTCGAGGTCGAGGTCTTCCCATCGGGCCGCGAGCAGTTCTGCTGGCCGCGCACCCGTGCCCGCGAACACGTCGACCAGTCTGCCGAGTGGTTCGGCCCGGTTCGTGGGGCCGTGCGCATCGGCGGTTTGGTACGCCTTCACGCGGGCGCGGTATTCGGCCATTTGGGCGCCGTCGAGGGCTTCGGGGTCGCGTGGCTTCGCCCTTGGGCGGGTGGTGCCGCGCACGGGGTTGTGGTCGATGACGCCCCACCGGGCGGCCTGGCTGAATGCCCCGGAAAGCAGCGCCTGGCTGGTCTTCGAAGTGCCTGGGCTGAGCTTGTGCAGGAACGTGTCGACGGCCGCTGTGGTGGTCTGCCGGATCTGCAGGCCGCCGATGGTCGGCTCGATGTGGTTGGCGAAGACGTTCTCGTAGATCTTCCGCGACCGCGGGGACAGGTCTTCTTCTCGGTGGTCGAGGTAGATCGGGATCAGTTCGGCGATGGTGGTGGTGGGCTTGACGGTTGCGGTTTCGGTGGTGGTGTCCGCTGCGGTTTCGCGGGCCATTTCCCGCACGGCTTTGATCGCGGCGCCGCGGGTGGGGCGGGTGGCGCGCCGCCTGACGTGCTCGCCCAAGGGCGTGACGACGATGACGGACGCGCGCCACCATGTGCGCCCGGTCTTCTTGTCGGACTCTTCCCAGGCGGATATTTCGCCCCAGTCCCCCGGCTCAATCGCCGGCCTACCCCTCGCCATCAGAACGGGAGGACGAGGTAGGTTCCGACCCACTTCGGCAGTTCGACGTCTCCTCCGAGCCGTTGGACCGCGGCGCGAAGATCGCGGAGTTGTTGGTACCGATCGTCTACCGCTCTTCGGGCGACGCCCGAAACCTCGCGCCCCTTCGTAATCGAGTGCTTCGGAACGCTGATAATCCACTCTTCTTCGCCAAAGGCCCTTGGCCGATATTCCTGTTCGACTGCCTCGACAGCCTCTCGGTAGTCACGCACGGCTTCGAAGAGCTCCCGAGTCACTATCACTCGTGGCCGATGGAGCGCTCCCCACTGGTTGAAACCCGGTCCGTTGACCAGCCAATCCCACGCCTCGTCTGCCGTCATCTCGTCTCTTGGCACAACCGAAATCTTGCCCTCTGGGTAGCCGGGAAACATCAGGTGAGCAGGTGAGACCTCTAGTGCAGCTGCCAACGTGACCACCTCCGCGACGTCAAACTTCCCGTTCCGGGAGTTGCTCTCGATCTTCGCTATCGCGGATCGGGTGATTGGGTAGCCGATCTCGCGCGTGCGGTTCGAAAGCTCGACCGCCGATAGCCCGATTCGGTTCCTCATCGCGGCGACAGCATGTCCGAAATCGGCCGCGCGTGCCTGGGCCCATTCCCTCGCTGCTTGACTTCCGCGCGTCGAACCGCTGTTTCCATCGCCAGTTGTCGCCATGTAGAGCATCGTACCTGCAACCGTTGACACTATCCGGAGCGACAGGGTAGATTGCTCCACATAGCGACAGCAAAGAACTGTCGCCGCTCCACGAAGATTCAGGAAGGCACCAGAAATGACCATCAATATTCCGGAGGCTCTTCTACCTCCCACCACCACGGCCGCTGCTGTGGCGCCGATCCTCAACATGAGCGCGTCGAGCGTCTACGCAGCGATCAAGAGCGGAGAGTTCCCGTTCCCCGCGCTGCGCATCGGTGGCCGCATCGTCATCCCGACCGCGCCGATCCGCGAAGCCCTCGGCTTCACTGACGAGCCGCAGGCGGTGGCGTGATGCCGGGCCCTGTGTTCACCCGTACCGGCGTGCCCGGCGTCGAGCGCATCGACGTCTACCCCGGCGGCCGCATCGTCATCGGCGGCGACGTCGAACTGACCCGCCCCGAACTCGCCGCCCTCGTGGACGCCGTAGTCCATGCCGGATTCGCCGCCCGCGACCACGACACCCGCCCCATCCGCCGGCCCACGCACATCACCGACGAGCTCCACGAGCTCGCAGACCGCAACTAGGAGAACCAGGTGAAGCACACGCCCGAAGACTCGCTGCGCTACCTCATGGCGTCCGACGCCGCCGGCGCCGCCCTGGAGCACCTCGACCCGGACAACCCCGACAACGAAATCGCCGTCGCCATCCTCGAAACGTCGCGGCGGGAACTGCGCTACGAAGCGCGGCTCCACGGCATCGAGGGAACCGCCCGCTACTCCACCGGATTCACGGTTTTCGCGGAAGGGCAGCACACCGCCGCCGAGCCCCGCGACGACGGCACAACCGAACTCGTCACCCACCCGACCGTCTGGTGCCCGTACCCCGGCGACGGCGGCAAGGCCCACCCGATCTGCCGACGAGACGAAGGGCCGGCCGCATGACCACCAACCCCACCAACGAGAAAACCGCCGACGTGCTGGCACACGTCGACGGCGAAGCAGTCACCCACAAGGAGGAAACCATGACCCAGCCTACCCCACCCGACGCCTACGAAATCCGACTCGAAGACCCCGGACAGTCCAACGGCATCGACTTCGCCATCTACGCCGGCGACCGACTGCCCATGCGCGACCACCTCCGCGTGATCGTCCCCTGGGATCTGCTCGTCGCCGCCGCCCGGAACGGCGCGATCACCGTGACTGTCTCCGCCGACGACATCACCGAGCATGACCGCCGCATCCACGTCCGCCGCGCCGAACGCGAAGCCCGAGCGCGCGAAAAGCAGATGCTCGCCGAGGCCAGGGCCCGCGCCCTGGCCGACGCCGAAGACCTGCTCAACAACCTCGACGTCGCACACCTACCCAAAACGTAAAAGTGACGAAATGGCCCCTACCCAGGGTTAGGCCTGGCACCGGTTCACGACCGGATAGGGGCACCACTCCCAGCAGAAAAGGGAGAGCCCCCGGCGGTGGGAAGCGCCGGGGGCGGGGATCAAGTGAGGAACCTGATGATGACCACTCTACAGATCGAACTAGACCGCCGACGACGCGCCGCCCCCAGGCTCGAGCCCCTGGGCCACGGGCCACGCGACCCCTGGGCCGAACAACCCCCACCGCCGCCGCCTGCACCCCAGATCATCGCCGCCGTCATCGGCGCCACCGGGTGCGGCTCCATCTACGACCTCGACACGCTCCGCGCCGCCTACATGGCGACCACCGACCCCCACGAACGAGCCGCGATCGACGCCGCCGCCCGTGCCCTCATCTATCGCGACGAGGTACCCGCCGCATGAAGATCACCTCCGCCGCCGACGTCCTGCGCATCACCCAACGTCACGGAATCAGCCCCGCACCGACCCTTGCCGCGGTGCCAGATCCGCCGCCCGACCCGAAGGAGCACACGATCACCAAGCCCGCCGAGGAACCGGAGCAGATCAACGGACACGAGCTGCTGCTCGAGATCCACACGTGGCTTGGCCGCTACATCAAAACCGCCCAACCCGCCGACCTCGTGTTGCTCGTCCTATGGGCCGCGCACACGCACCTGTGCGCGGAGACCTACACCACGCCCCGGCTGCTGCTCGACTCCCCGGCCCCAGGATCGGGCAAAACCACCGTCCTCGACCACCTCCAGCGGTTGTGCTTCTCCCCGGTTCAGGCGGCATCCCTGTCGTCGCCGTCGCTGCTGGCACGACTGCTGGAGAAACACCCCCGCACGATCCTCGTCGACGAAGCCGACCGCACCCTTCACCCGCGGGCCGAAGGCGTCGCGGAGCTGCTGGCAGTCCTCAACAGCGGCTACCGCTTCGGCGCGTCCCGCCCCGTCCTCGTCCCCGACCGCGACGGGGGTTGGGTCGCCAACGAGATGAGCACCTTCGGCCCCGTCGCAATGGCCGGCAACTCCCCGAACCTGCCGCCCGACACCCGATCACGGTGCATCCGCGTGCTGCTGCTCCCCGACACCGCCGGAGAAGTCGAGGACTCCGACTGGCAGGAAATCGAGGTCTCCGCCCGCAACCTCGGCAGCCGCATTGCCACGTGGGCCGACCAGCAACGCGCCACCATCCGCGAATCCCGGCCGGAGTACCCCGAAGGGCTTCGAGGCCGCAACCGCGAACGGTGGGCGCCGCTGCTGAAAGTCGCGGCCGCCGCCGGCGACTACTGGAAAACCGAGTGCATCAAGTTGATCAACGCTGACTTGGAGGAACAGAAGTTGGACCAGGAAGAAGGCCTCATGCACCGCGCGCGGCACGTACTGCTGCTGCAGGACATTGCCGCGGTATGGCCGGCCGACCACGGCGACACCAAGTTGTTCCCGACCCTCGAGCTCATCTCCGCGCTCAAAGCAGCCCAGCCCGGCCGGTGGGGGCCCATCTCCGAGCACGGGGAACTGACGGTGCAGGGATTGGGCCGGATGCTCGTCAACCACTTCAACATCCGGGCCGGGCGGGAAAGGGACGGCGCACGGGCGCGCGGCTACCGCCGGGGCATGTTCACCACCGCATGGGACGCCTTGGGCGTCCGGCCCCCTGACCGTCCGGACGAACCGGACGTACCGGACGAACCGGGTGAACCGGCCCAATGAGCCCCGAAACCGACCGGTTCGACCACTTCGACCAGTTCGTCCGGTTCGTCCGGCACCCCCCGAGGCAACCGGACGAGCCCCACACCAACCACGAAACGGAGAAACCCATGAAAAAGACCTTCGACCTCGTATCCGGCACCCGGAAATCCAAGTTCCGCATCGACATCGACCACAAGACCCCCGGAAACCTCTACTTCCTCAGCCGCAACTTCCACGCCTCGGTCACCCCGGAGCAAGCGATCAGCATCGCCAACCACATCGCAGACCTCCTCGAGATGAATCGAAGCGACAACGTGGCATGACGAAAACCACCCGGTTCCCCGACGTCCCCGACCTCCCGGACCTCGCCGGCATCCGCGACCAACGGCTCGCCGGCGCCGCCTGCACCGGACTGCAACCACTGTTCGATGAATCGGTGCACGGCGAAACCGACGACGCCCGCCAATTCCGCCACCACCGAGCCCGCGCCATCTGCGCCCGCTGCCCGGTCCGCGCCAACTGCGCCACCGTCGCCACCGAGATCCCCGCCGACCACCGACACGGAATCTGGGCCGGCACCCTGCTCCACCCCACCACCAACCACGACTCGAAGGAGTCAGCATGACCGCCAACCCCGACCCCCGCATCGCCACCACGGAAGCCCAGCTCGACGCGATCCGCCTGCTGCGCACCGCCATGAGCAACGAGCACCACCAGTACGTCATCATCCCCACCCGCACGACGAACACCACCGTCACCCTGGCAACCGTCGTCGGCATCGCCAACGAGATCATGGCCGCGATCTTCACCGACGACCAGCGTGCCGCGATCCTCGACGGCTTCGCAGACAACATCCGCCGCAACCTCGAAAGGGCCAACGACCAGTGAAGCAGCTACCCCAGCCCGACCCGCGCGGCATCCTCGCCGTCAAAGAACTGCCCGACGCCCTGCAAGCCGCCGAAGACGCCACCGCCGTCGCAGACCTCGACCGGCTGATCACCCGCCACCCCGGCGTGACCTGGGGCCGGTTCTACAGCCCCCAGGACGGCACACGGCTCCGCGGATTCACCCGCCCCATCACCGACGCCGAGCGCACCATCCTCGACGCCCTGGGCTACGACGCCGCCGCCCTGACGACCACCCTCGTCCACCACCGCACCCCCGGCACCCGCTTCCGCTGGTGGCCCACCATCACCCGCAAGACCAACGACGACAAGGAGAACGACCAGTGACCGCCCCCAACACCCCGGCCGACGACGCCACCCAGCACGACCCCCAGGCCGACGAGCACACCCACCCCACCGACGCCGGCCGGCCCGACGACGAGCAGCACACCGACGACCGCCCCGACGAACAGACCCCCACCGACGAGCGCATCAAACAAGCCCGCGCCGAAGCCGCCCGCTACCGCACCCGACTCCGCGAAGCCGAAGCCGCCCGCGACGAGGTAACCGCCAAATACGAAGCACTGCTCCGCGGCACCATCGAAGCCGAAGCCCAGCTCAAACACCACACCCCAGGCATCGCACTCTGGGACGCCGGCACCAACCCCACCGACCTTCTCAACGACACCGGACACCTCGACCCCGGCAAACTCCGCGACGCCTGCAACAACGTCCGCGACCGCTACGGCATCGGCCGACTCCCCGAAAGCCCCGCCCAAGGCACACACACCACCACCCCGGCAGCCGTGACCTGGCGCGACGCCCTCCAAGGACAGTAGAATCAACAGACGAACGAGGATGGGGCACGGCCCGGCGCCAACCCCCACCCCTCACGACATAGCCCCAGGCAGGGCAACCGGCCCCCGTAGAACGGCCCCCGGTACCAACACACACACCTGCCTGAAAGGGGCACACATGTTCAAGACCACGGACAACAAGATCGTCCTGGCACCCGACTTCGTTCACTCCCTGCTCGTCCAGCCCGTGACCACCGAATCCGTGGCATCCCAAGTCGCCACCGTCGTCACCACCCCGAGCCACACCACACGCTTCCCGCGGCTGACCGCAGACCCCACCGCCGCATGGACCGCCGAGGGCGAAGAGATCACCCCCTCCGACCCCACCGTGGACGAGGTGGTCGTCACACCGTCGAAGGTCGCTGGACTCGTCGTGACGACAACCGAAATGACCAACGACGCAACGCCCGAAGCGATCAACGAGATCGGCCGCGGACTCGTCCGACAGATCACCAACAGCATCGATGCCGCATTCTTCGGCAACGAAGCCGCGCCGGCGCCCGCCGGCCTGGGCTCCATCCAGCCCACCGAGCTCACCGTCAACGCGCTCGACAACCTTGATTGGGCTGAAGAAGCGCGAGCAAAGACCGCCGGACTGGGGGCCACTCTCACCTCCTTCGTCGCCCACCCCGACGACGCCCTGACCCTGGCGACGCTCAAGGAATCCACCAACTCCGCCCGCGGTCTCCTCCAGCCCGACCCGACCGCCCCCACCACTCGCACCGTCGCCGGCGTGCCCCTGCTCACCAGCAACCACGTTAAGAAGGGCCAGATCTGGGCGATCCCCGCCGACGCCGCCCAACTCGTCGTCCGCGACACCGCCGAAGTCGTCGCAGACAACAGCGTGTTCTTCACCAGCGATCGCGTCGCGATCCGCGCGACGATGCGCGTCGGCTTCGGCTTCGTCTTCGAGAAGGCCATCGTCAAGATCACCGTCACCCCGTAGACGACGACCAGACGATCACCGACAGACCCCTGGGGGCTACCCGGTCCCCGGGGTCCGTTCGAAGCCCCCGAAGGTGTAGCCGCTGAGGCTGAGCTCGGGTCTGGGGTTTTCGGCTTTCCTGGGGTTTTGTGGCCCCTGGAGGGCCGTTTTTGCGTGTTTTTGGGGTGTTTTGAGGGGTTTTTGGTGGGTGGTGGGGTGTCGTCGCGGCTGTGGACTTCGCCTTATCTCGTCATTGCATATGTGCTGGTCACATGTGGTTTAACGTAACGCTTTCGGGTAGACTGGTGGCATGGATGCCAGGTGTTCGCAGTGCGGTTCGGTGCTTGATCCGTCGCGTTCGCGGCGGCCGGCGCGGTTTTGCTCGAATGCGTGCCGGCAGAAGGCGTATCGGCGCCGCCGGAAAACGGAGATTCCGGCGGGGCTTCGGGAGGGCCGGCGGTGGGTTCGCGCCGAGGGGAAGCGGCCGGTCATGGTCGATGGGCGCCCGGCGTCGAGCATCAATCCGCGGACGTGGGCGGAGTTCGCGGATGTTCAGTCCGGTGCTGGTGATGGGTTCGGGGTGATGTTGGGCGGCGGGGTTGGCTGCATCGACTTGGATGGGGCGTTGGATGATCGGGGGCGGGTGGTGTCTGCGGTGGCGCGGGCGGTGCTGGAAGCGAATCCGGGGGCGTGGGTTGAGGTGAGCGTGTCGGGCCGGGGGTTGCATGTGTTCGGGTTGCTGCGGGAGGGGCCGGGTGTGCGGCGTGATGGACTCGAGGTGTATTCCCGTGGGCGGTTCATTCGGGTGACGGGCCGGGTGTTTCGTCCGGGCCGGCTGGTGCCGTTGGTGATCTAAGTATGCTGTCCGCATGGATAGCGTTTGGGCCGATCCGAGGTTTTACGGCAGCCTTATAACAGGGGTCATAGCTGTAGCGATTGCCGTCGGCAACGGCATTTGGGATTCAAAACAGCGCCGAAGAGATCGCCGGGAAGCGGAAGAGGCGTCAACCATGGCGACCGCGAAGCTGAACCCTGTCGTTGTCGAGAACGACGATCGCGACCAGGGAAAGAGTTCGAAGTGGACAGTTAGCGTTCACAACCTCGCAGAGACACCCGTGTTTTCTGTGAAAATTGAATTCCCATACGAGGGAGGCAGGTGTTATGCCCTTTCGCCGTATCCTGAATATCTGGATGATTTTACCGACAATACTGCGCCGATCCTGCTACCAGGCGAGGTTCTCAAACTTCAGGTGGGGTTGATGGACCCTGTCGAGGACTTGAAGTACTTGCTGGAATTCATCCTTCCCAATGGTCGCCGGATCGAGAATCAAGGGGGCAGGATTCGAATCGTCGGCTACGTCCGCGGCGTTTACACGTAGGTGTCCCGGCGCTCGACCGCCGGGGTGGGCGGGAGCTGCCGGGACGTGGCCGCCGGCCCTTTTGAGCCAGTGGGGGTGGGCGGGCGACCGTGGTGATCATCGCACGGGGCGGTGGTTCGCGCTCGTTGAGACGTTGCGCCCTTGGTCCTCGCGGGCGCGGGGGTAATGAACGGTCAAGAATCGTCCGGCGATCATCGTCCATTGCCGGGGGTCTTGATTATTATTTGGTCCTTTGTTGGTCCTTTTCGGCCGAAAAGACGAAAGCAGGTCAGAGGATTTTCCCTCTGACCTGCTGTTTTTGCTCCTCCAGCTGGACTCGAACCAGCAACCCTTCGATTAACAGTCGAATGCTCTGCCATTGAGCTATGGAGGAATGTCTCCGGCACGTCTCCGTGCGACGGATCATTACTCTACCCAGTACCCATATGGACGCCAAATCAGCAGGTCACACCTCATTTCGGCCGCGCAGCCGCCCGCGCCGGAAGCCACCCGGCCGGACCCCATCCGGCAGAGCGGACGAGCGACGGCCGGACCCCATCCGGCAGGGCGGACGGGCGCTGGCCGGGCCGTCGCAAAGCAACCGGCGCGTTTGCTAACGTTTCGCGCAACACGGGGTGCCCGGGCCGCCCGGGCTGAGAGCACACCCGCCGAACTTGATCCGGCTGGCACCGGCGAAAGGATGTTGCAATGGGCGACGCACCACGTTCCGCATACCGGCAGTACCCGGAGGACTGGAACGGAGGATGCGTCGCGTGCGGCGTCCAGCGCACCGGCCGGATCCCACGGGTGCTGTCCATCGCGGGCACCGACCCCACCGGCGGCGCCGGCGTGAAGGCCGACCTGAAGTCGTTCTCCGCGCACGGCGCGTACGGCATGGCGGTGGTCACCGCACTGGTCAGCCAGAACACCCGCGGCGTGCGCGACGTCCACGTGCCCCCGGTGGAGTTCCTCCGCTCGCAGCTCGATGCGGTGTCGGATGACGTGGCCATCGACGCGGTGAAGATCGGCATGCTTTTCGACGCGCCGATCATCGCCGAAGTCGCCGACTGGCTGGATGCGCTGCGCAGCCGCAACGCGGGGGCCGCCGACTCCGGCGCTACCGACTCCGGGGACACCGCCGCGGACGAAGGCTCCGACGCCGAGTTCCTCGAGGGCGCGCCCTCCCCGATCGTCGTCCTGGACCCCGTCATGGTGGCGACCTCCGGCGACCGGCTGCTCAAGCCCGAGGCCGAGGAAGCCCTGCGCGGCCTGCTGCGCCACGTCGACCTGGTCACCCCGAACATCCCCGAACTGGCCGTGCTCGCGGGCACCCAGCCGGCGACGACGCCCGGCGAAGCCCTCGACCAGGCCCACGCGGTGGCCGCCGAACACGACGTCCTGGTGCTGGCCAAGGGCGGGCACCTGCGCGACGACGTCGTCGTGGACTCGCTGGTCCGCCCCGACGGATCCGCCGAGCGGTTCACCGGGCCGCGCATCGACACCCGCAACACCCACGGCACGGGCTGC
This genomic stretch from Corynebacterium hansenii harbors:
- a CDS encoding site-specific integrase produces the protein MGEHVRRRATRPTRGAAIKAVREMARETAADTTTETATVKPTTTIAELIPIYLDHREEDLSPRSRKIYENVFANHIEPTIGGLQIRQTTTAAVDTFLHKLSPGTSKTSQALLSGAFSQAARWGVIDHNPVRGTTRPRAKPRDPEALDGAQMAEYRARVKAYQTADAHGPTNRAEPLGRLVDVFAGTGARPAELLAARWEDLDLDSTPATMLLRGTKTENAPRCVQLPAFAVAALKAQRRSLGAAADLHPYVWQTGNGTPISVSSLNRWFRAVRDHWAEQNPNKEDPLPNVTGRAFRKTVATIIADEVGEYEASRQLGHGDTAVTRRHYIQAPPLGPDVSQVLEDHLRTK
- a CDS encoding helix-turn-helix domain-containing protein → MATTGDGNSGSTRGSQAAREWAQARAADFGHAVAAMRNRIGLSAVELSNRTREIGYPITRSAIAKIESNSRNGKFDVAEVVTLAAALEVSPAHLMFPGYPEGKISVVPRDEMTADEAWDWLVNGPGFNQWGALHRPRVIVTRELFEAVRDYREAVEAVEQEYRPRAFGEEEWIISVPKHSITKGREVSGVARRAVDDRYQQLRDLRAAVQRLGGDVELPKWVGTYLVLPF
- a CDS encoding helix-turn-helix transcriptional regulator; translation: MTINIPEALLPPTTTAAAVAPILNMSASSVYAAIKSGEFPFPALRIGGRIVIPTAPIREALGFTDEPQAVA
- a CDS encoding DUF3631 domain-containing protein, whose product is MKITSAADVLRITQRHGISPAPTLAAVPDPPPDPKEHTITKPAEEPEQINGHELLLEIHTWLGRYIKTAQPADLVLLVLWAAHTHLCAETYTTPRLLLDSPAPGSGKTTVLDHLQRLCFSPVQAASLSSPSLLARLLEKHPRTILVDEADRTLHPRAEGVAELLAVLNSGYRFGASRPVLVPDRDGGWVANEMSTFGPVAMAGNSPNLPPDTRSRCIRVLLLPDTAGEVEDSDWQEIEVSARNLGSRIATWADQQRATIRESRPEYPEGLRGRNRERWAPLLKVAAAAGDYWKTECIKLINADLEEQKLDQEEGLMHRARHVLLLQDIAAVWPADHGDTKLFPTLELISALKAAQPGRWGPISEHGELTVQGLGRMLVNHFNIRAGRERDGARARGYRRGMFTTAWDALGVRPPDRPDEPDVPDEPGEPAQ
- a CDS encoding WhiB family transcriptional regulator translates to MTKTTRFPDVPDLPDLAGIRDQRLAGAACTGLQPLFDESVHGETDDARQFRHHRARAICARCPVRANCATVATEIPADHRHGIWAGTLLHPTTNHDSKESA
- a CDS encoding phage major capsid protein produces the protein MFKTTDNKIVLAPDFVHSLLVQPVTTESVASQVATVVTTPSHTTRFPRLTADPTAAWTAEGEEITPSDPTVDEVVVTPSKVAGLVVTTTEMTNDATPEAINEIGRGLVRQITNSIDAAFFGNEAAPAPAGLGSIQPTELTVNALDNLDWAEEARAKTAGLGATLTSFVAHPDDALTLATLKESTNSARGLLQPDPTAPTTRTVAGVPLLTSNHVKKGQIWAIPADAAQLVVRDTAEVVADNSVFFTSDRVAIRATMRVGFGFVFEKAIVKITVTP